A region from the Lolium perenne isolate Kyuss_39 chromosome 4, Kyuss_2.0, whole genome shotgun sequence genome encodes:
- the LOC127297188 gene encoding uncharacterized protein: protein MRLPFLLRALLPHTRSPSPPPQHHEPTMVAAAAASASKVDSMMDRVALECGGDISASQEEILANAPFLGGDNGLPASAPDDDEEVFSTPPDATQQQDDTVTMCTLPFTPTPSETPAPPSDDAEAVLAPPSSKPQSPAPPSSKPHSPAPASSSDDDAAPVNPRRKPRICTRKVRGARIRTPTPSPEQQQPEQQPEPEQPPPQPEQPVHVDPLVRAVLMIPTRTTTAAGTAPASSGKQDAVEDFLALARQKGLI from the coding sequence AtgcggcttcccttcctcctcagaGCGCTGCTGCCACACACCCGCagcccgtcgccgccaccgcagcACCACGAACCGACcatggtcgccgccgccgccgcctccgcgtcCAAGGTCGATTCAATGATGGACAGGGTGGCGCTCGAGTGCGGCGGCGACATCTCCGCCTCCCAGGAGGAGATCCTCGCCAACGCCCCCTTCCTCGGCGGCGACAACGGCCTCCCCGCCTCAGcccccgacgacgacgaggaggtctTCTCCACCCCTCCGGATGCCACCCAGCAGCAAGACGACACCGTCACCATGTGCACCCTCCCCTTCACCCCGACTCCGTCCGAGACGCCCGCGCCTCCCTCCGACGATGCCGAGGCGGTGCTCGCGCCTCCCTCCTCTAAGCCCCAGTCGCCTGCGCCTCCCTCTTCCAAGCCCCACTCGCCTGCGCctgcctcctcctccgacgacgaTGCGGCGCCCGTCAATCCGCGCCGCAAGCCTAGGATTTGCACCAGGAAGGTCAGGGGCGCCAGGATCCGTACCCCAACCCCGAGCCCCGAACAACagcaaccagagcaacagccagagCCAGAGCAGCCGCCGCCGCAACCAGAGCAACCGGTCCATGTCGATCCTCTCGTCAGGGCGGTGCTCATGATCCCTACCAGAACCACCACTGCAGCTGGTACCGCTCCCGCCAGCAGCGGCAAGCAGGATGCCGTGGAGGACTTCCTGGCGCTCGCCCGTCAGAAAGGGCTTATCTAG